Within Salvia splendens isolate huo1 chromosome 21, SspV2, whole genome shotgun sequence, the genomic segment CCTCATGTGGCTCTCCGAGGTAAACCCTGTCAAGTCCCTTTCAAAACCCTTTTTatgttttttcaaaaatattattGGAAATTATCAAAAAATATTGTGGGTTCTTATCAAGCCGGTCTTTAAAAGACAAACATGAGGAGTATATTCGTTTTCAGGAGATGGTTCATTTTATAACTCTTCTCAATTAGAATACCAAACCATATGGAGTATATTACTTAGTTTGGATATTTATTAATATCATTTGGCATCTCAAAACATATTAATTTCTTACACAATATTAGTTGGTTAATCATGAATGTCAGTTTCTAACTCAATATGAGTAACTGATATGTTTTATATTGTCAATTGATATTACTGTGTCAGCAAACTGATACTATTGTTTggctaattttacattaaaacttgtacTCCATAATTAATCGATGAATTTACTTGGTCATGAAGGTGCCTGAAGGGGTGGAGAAATGGAACAAGGAGGAAATATACATCGGAAGCagaagcccagcgccggcgATAAACGCGTACTACAACCAATTCCGGCAAGATTTCCACACTTTCTTGAAATGCCGGTCAGAGGAAGTTGTGGGAGGCGGAGCAATGGTGCTTACTATTCTTGGGCGGAAGAGCGATAACGCCGCGAGCAAGGAATGCTGCTATATTTGGGAACTCTTAGCTCTCTCTCTCAAGGAAATGGTGTCAGAGGGAGCCATCGATGAAGAGAAGCTCCACTCATTCAACATCCCTCAATACACTCCTTCCCCGGCTGAGGTGAAGAGGAGCGTGGAGGAAGAGGCCTCCTTCGCCATCAGCCGCCTCGAGGCCACGGAGATCAGATGGGCCGATTGCGGCTGCGGCGACAGCGGCTACGAATCGTACGATGTGGCGAAATGCATGAGATCGGTGGCGGAGCCGTTGCTGGTGGAGCACTTTGGGGAGTCGATAATCGATGAGTTGTTCGTTAAGTATCAGAGAATCCTCACCGATCGAATGTCCAAAGAAGAGACTAAGTTCGTCAATGTCACTGTTTCTCTTATCCGGAGAGGATAATGACGATCATTCCTCCATCGTTTCTCTGCATATTGATTATGTAATCTCGTGATCACTCTGTTTGTTGGTGATTTTAATATTAATGTGGTTGTTATGTAGTGTGAAAGGtgtaatatataaaattaaagccACCTTTTAAGAAGCTTTCAATAGTAAATTTATTGCATATGATATCGTATACTTAatgatattaataattaattaatcgtGTTAATTGTCTTCCCTTTATGTCATAAATAAAAGATTaaatgtttttctctaagtgaGTTTCTTTCATCAGATCCACGTTCCATATATCTCTCAATCTTCCAACGGTCATATATAAACTAAGGCTTCATCATCAACCTTTCATCTGTGaatgcaaataagagagaaattataaaataactaaaaatgaTGTCTAAAAAGTTATATATTGTTGGTATGTAGTACTTTATTAAATAGGAGAAACTGATGAGAATCAAATGAAGGGAAACAAAGtattttttgtctttttttggGGCCGAGGGACAATATTGAAAATACTGgtatgtttttatattttcattttccatGTATTTTATGGTGATATTTTTCCTAATTCAATGATGTAAATATCCAAAATGCATTTTTcattaactaattttaaagttcattcaagataaaaaataaatataaaatgcaGCTAAGTTAACGTTGCATGGAAAATTCAtagcataaaaaataaaatgcagcAGCAGAGAGAATGTTGCAaggaaaattcattaaaattcacaatttttagttttatattggTAGATAGTGGGCTTTCATATTTTCCATATATTGGAAGTAGGAAGTAGGCCTAGTCCAACGTGTAACCCATTGTTTTTTAGAGCACTAACTCTGTTAACTTATCCCCTCTTCTTCTATATCATACTATCActcatttatttcaaaattgagCTTAGC encodes:
- the LOC121783570 gene encoding salicylate carboxymethyltransferase-like, with amino-acid sequence MEVVQVLRMNGGLGDTSYATNSLVQRKVISMTKPITEEAITQVYRSVDAIANRFCIAELGCSSGPNTLAVAAELLSIVHQLSRSHGRQLPEFQILLNDLPGNDFNSIFHSLLPQFRAELSQQMGSKSAPCFVYGVPGSFYGRLFAANSLHFVHSSYSLMWLSEVPEGVEKWNKEEIYIGSRSPAPAINAYYNQFRQDFHTFLKCRSEEVVGGGAMVLTILGRKSDNAASKECCYIWELLALSLKEMVSEGAIDEEKLHSFNIPQYTPSPAEVKRSVEEEASFAISRLEATEIRWADCGCGDSGYESYDVAKCMRSVAEPLLVEHFGESIIDELFVKYQRILTDRMSKEETKFVNVTVSLIRRG